In a single window of the Streptomyces sp. CGMCC 4.7035 genome:
- a CDS encoding GatB/YqeY domain-containing protein: MTTLKSKLHEDLNAAIKERDELRSSTLRLTLAAITKEEVAGKEKRELSDDEVTKVITREAKKRREAADAFAQGGRPEQAEREKAEGEVLATYLPKQLSDDELRQIVVQAVEEAKAAGAEGPRAMGQVMKIVNPKVAGLAEGGRVAAVVKQLLAGG, translated from the coding sequence ATGACCACGCTCAAGTCGAAGCTGCACGAAGACCTCAACGCCGCGATCAAGGAGCGCGACGAGCTCCGTTCCTCGACGCTCCGGCTGACGCTCGCCGCGATCACCAAGGAGGAGGTCGCGGGCAAGGAGAAGCGCGAGCTCTCCGATGACGAGGTCACCAAGGTGATCACCCGCGAGGCGAAGAAGCGCCGCGAGGCCGCCGATGCCTTCGCGCAGGGTGGGCGCCCCGAGCAGGCCGAGCGGGAGAAGGCGGAGGGCGAGGTGCTCGCCACGTACCTGCCCAAGCAGCTGTCCGACGACGAGTTGCGGCAGATCGTCGTCCAGGCCGTGGAGGAGGCGAAGGCCGCGGGGGCCGAGGGTCCGCGGGCCATGGGCCAGGTCATGAAGATCGTGAACCCGAAGGTGGCCGGCCTGGCGGAGGGCGGCCGCGTCGCCGCCGTGGTCAAGCAGCTCCTCGCGGGCGGCTGA
- a CDS encoding transglycosylase domain-containing protein — translation MPKKRSGGGLSPVQQAAKFLGVSVLAGAVMAGIALPAAGALGLAAKGSVQGFDEIPANLKSPQLSQRTTILDSKGGAIATVYSRDRTVVDLKDVSPYMQKAIVAIEDSRFYEHGAIDLKGVLRAVNRNAQSGGVAQGASTLTQQLVKNYFVEEAGDDPTKVAQATQQTLGRKVRELKYAIQIEEKLGKKKILENYLNITFFGQQAYGIEAASQRYFSKHAKDLKLQEAALLAGLVQSPTYYDPVNNQVEAKKRRDVVLQRMADVHDITQDEADKAKATPLGLHVSRPKNGCITAVKGAGFFCDYVREVFLNNPVFGKNKEDRAKIWNRGGLTIRTTLDPQAQESVQDSIKQHVNKSDEVATAATIVEPGTGKILAMGQSRPYGFGKNETQINLSVDKAMGGGAGYQPGSTFKPIVAAAAIEGGKPATQEYSSPYEMPYPSPISACEGKNWVNTEGSTLSNENESERGPYGMKEATAKSVNTYYVQLISDIGICPVVDMAKKMGVNRADGGKIVQAPSIALGTQEMSPLTMANAYATFASRGTYCTPVAIESITQTVGKQKKSLNVPKSTCSRAMSQTTADTISTLLKGVVEDGTGQEAGLQGRPSAGKTGTTDFRYAAWFVGYTPNMAGAVWVGDPAHKRRMVNVTIGGTTWEKVYGGKVPGPIWRDMMSGALTNKPVEEFSLVNIPDSHSGDEEDGKNGKAKGGQGNGGQATNGQTTNGQANAGSDGGGFPDPSISLPGGWGQQNGTGRNQNGGQTG, via the coding sequence ATGCCAAAGAAGCGCTCGGGCGGGGGGCTGTCTCCCGTGCAGCAGGCCGCCAAGTTCCTCGGAGTGAGTGTCCTCGCGGGGGCGGTGATGGCCGGCATCGCGCTGCCCGCCGCGGGTGCGCTGGGACTCGCCGCCAAGGGTTCGGTCCAGGGGTTCGACGAGATTCCGGCCAACCTGAAGAGCCCACAGCTGAGCCAGCGCACCACCATCCTGGACAGCAAGGGCGGCGCGATCGCCACGGTCTACTCGCGCGACCGCACGGTGGTGGACCTCAAGGACGTCTCGCCGTACATGCAGAAGGCGATCGTCGCCATCGAGGACTCACGGTTCTACGAGCACGGCGCGATCGACCTGAAGGGCGTCCTGCGCGCGGTGAACCGGAACGCGCAGAGCGGTGGAGTCGCCCAGGGCGCCTCCACGCTCACGCAGCAGCTGGTGAAGAACTACTTCGTGGAGGAGGCAGGGGACGACCCGACGAAGGTCGCCCAGGCCACCCAGCAGACCCTCGGCCGCAAGGTCCGCGAGCTGAAGTACGCGATCCAGATCGAGGAGAAGCTGGGCAAGAAGAAGATCCTCGAGAACTACCTGAACATCACGTTCTTCGGCCAGCAGGCCTATGGCATCGAGGCCGCCTCCCAGCGCTACTTCTCCAAGCACGCCAAGGACCTGAAGCTCCAGGAGGCCGCGCTCCTCGCGGGCCTCGTGCAGTCGCCCACGTACTACGACCCGGTGAACAACCAGGTGGAGGCCAAGAAGCGGCGCGACGTGGTGTTGCAGCGCATGGCCGACGTGCACGACATCACCCAGGACGAGGCCGACAAGGCGAAGGCGACCCCTCTCGGGCTGCACGTGAGCCGGCCGAAGAACGGCTGCATCACGGCGGTCAAGGGCGCGGGCTTCTTCTGCGACTACGTCCGCGAGGTGTTCCTGAACAACCCGGTGTTCGGCAAGAACAAGGAGGACCGGGCGAAGATCTGGAACCGTGGCGGTCTGACGATCCGTACGACGCTCGACCCGCAGGCGCAGGAGTCGGTGCAGGACTCCATCAAGCAGCACGTCAACAAGAGTGACGAGGTGGCCACGGCAGCGACCATCGTCGAGCCCGGCACCGGCAAGATCCTCGCGATGGGCCAGTCCCGTCCGTACGGCTTCGGCAAGAACGAGACGCAGATCAACCTCTCGGTGGACAAGGCCATGGGCGGCGGCGCGGGCTACCAGCCCGGCTCGACGTTCAAGCCGATCGTGGCCGCGGCCGCCATCGAAGGCGGCAAGCCGGCGACCCAGGAGTACTCGTCGCCGTACGAGATGCCGTACCCGAGCCCGATCTCGGCCTGTGAAGGCAAGAACTGGGTGAACACGGAAGGGTCCACTCTCTCCAACGAGAACGAGTCGGAGCGGGGCCCGTACGGCATGAAGGAGGCGACCGCCAAGTCGGTCAACACCTACTACGTGCAGCTCATCAGCGACATCGGCATCTGCCCGGTGGTCGACATGGCCAAGAAGATGGGCGTGAACCGCGCGGACGGCGGGAAGATCGTCCAGGCCCCGTCGATCGCGCTGGGCACGCAGGAGATGTCGCCGCTGACGATGGCGAACGCGTACGCGACCTTCGCCTCCCGCGGCACGTACTGCACGCCGGTCGCCATCGAATCGATCACGCAGACGGTCGGCAAGCAGAAGAAGTCCCTCAACGTCCCGAAGTCGACGTGCTCGCGCGCGATGTCGCAGACCACCGCCGACACGATCAGCACGCTGCTGAAGGGCGTGGTCGAGGACGGTACGGGTCAGGAGGCCGGTCTCCAGGGCCGTCCCAGCGCGGGCAAGACCGGTACGACGGACTTCCGCTACGCGGCCTGGTTCGTCGGCTACACGCCGAACATGGCGGGCGCGGTCTGGGTCGGCGACCCGGCGCACAAGCGGCGCATGGTCAACGTCACCATCGGCGGCACCACCTGGGAAAAGGTCTACGGCGGCAAGGTCCCGGGCCCGATCTGGCGCGACATGATGTCGGGCGCTCTGACGAACAAGCCGGTCGAGGAGTTCTCCCTCGTCAACATCCCCGACAGCCACAGCGGCGACGAGGAGGACGGGAAGAACGGAAAAGCGAAGGGCGGACAGGGCAACGGCGGGCAGGCCACGAACGGGCAGACGACGAACGGGCAGGCCAACGCAGGATCTGACGGCGGGGGGTTCCCCGATCCCTCCATCAGCCTCCCGGGGGGATGGGGCCAGCAGAACGGAACCGGGAGAAACCAGAACGGCGGGCAGACGGGCTAG